One window from the genome of Nicotiana tomentosiformis chromosome 5, ASM39032v3, whole genome shotgun sequence encodes:
- the LOC138891884 gene encoding uncharacterized protein: MGTPDVGTTPKGDDIFRGYFVGVNDVSNLDASLTFDEAQRLLNQATTLHREVSSKYWPELARCETDLKNLTEERDALKLLYVQKEEEIMSIRAELTRAHQDQTKLIERVQQKTELVERLREKAEMKEAETLGWKQNMDRLASEKDAVRAQLSSVECQLQSMKEENLARAEKVEKLETRLAAELARATSEAEALVASYRADAKATNTRAKEIPDAEVRLSRIAEHARRQSRRETLEEVHAHDFDLMADIESAKVLEDEDEALLSDDEDSASGSENGGDEDEAPEDAAPEAD, from the exons ATGGGGACCCCCGATGTGGGGACAACCCCCAAAGGGGATGATATATTTCGCGGCTACTTCGTGGGGGTCAATGATGTTTCCAACCTGGATGCATCACTCACTTTTGATGAGGCTCAGCggcttctgaaccaa GCTACGACGCTCCATCGAGAAGTGTCCTCTAAATATTGGCCTGAGCTGGCCCGATGTGAGACTGATCTCAAAAATCTTACGGAGGAGAGGGacgccctcaaactcctctatgtgcaaaaagaagaggagatcatgagTATTCGAGCCGAGCTGACAAGAGCTCATCAAGATCAAACCAAGCTCATTGAACGG GTTCAGCAGAAGACCGAATTGGTTGAGCGGCTTCGTGAGAAGGCCGagatgaaagaggcagagactttggggtggaagcaGAACATGGACCGTCTCGCCTCGGAGAAAGATGCGGTTCGGGCCCAACTATCTTCGGTTGAGTGTCAACTCCAAAGTATGAAGGAAGAGAACTTGGCCCGAGCCGAGAAGGTTGAAAAGCTCGAGACTCGGTTGGCCGctgagcttgcaagggccacatccGAGGCAGAGGCGCTCGTGGCCTCCTACCGAGCCGATGCTAAAGCCACTAACACTCGGGCAAAGGAAATTCCTGATGCTGAGGTTAGATTGTCTCGTATTGCCGAGCATGCTAGGCGTCAGTCTCGgagagagactcttgaggaggtacatgctcATGACTTCGACCTCATGGCCGATatcgagagtgcgaaggttttggAGGATGAGGATGAAGCTTTGCTTTCCGATGATGAAGACTCTGCGAGTGGATCCGAGAACggaggagatgaagatgaagctcccgaAGATGCGGCTCCCGAGGCAGACTAG